In Methanoregula formicica SMSP, the DNA window GGGTTATCTCGCTACTCGGGGAGATAGGTGCGGGCGAAGGGTGCCGGGCTTGCGAGGCCGGCATCCGGGACCGAGACCCGGGTGTCCGTTGGGCGTCGGTCCTTGCTGCGATGAACTGCGGGATCACTCCCGCCCGCATGCCCCTCTTTCTCGCGTCCCGCGAACGCACCGGCCCCAACCCTGTCGCCGCCGGTATCTTGAACTTCCTCTTCCTTGGCCTGGGGTATAATTACATCGGGAAGTGGTGGGGATTTCCGGTCTTCATGGCCTACATGTCGGTGATTGTCCTTGCGCAGCTGGCAACCAGCCCGTTCCTTCCCTATCTCGTTGCCTATCCCGTCACGGCGTTCCTCGGCCTGCATACGTACTATCTTGCACGGAGGATCTCTGATCAGGGGTGACGCTGATGGTGCCACAGGACCTGTTTTTGGGACGCACGCCGGATATCACAATGCTGGAGGAGGAGTGCGACATTCCTGCACTCATCAGTCACCTTGCGTCACGCGAACCGGACATCCAGGTGGCGGCAGCGGAAGCGCTGGCCCGGATGGGATCGCCTGCAACCGGCCCTCTCATCGCAGCCCTTAGGACCCGGAAACGGGCCCGGCGCCTGGGGATCATCGCCGCACTGGGACAGATCGGGGATGTGCAGGCACTGGATGCGCTGGACGGCCTGACGAAGGACCAGAGCAGCGAGATACGGTGGCAGGCCTGTATCGCGCTCGGGCAGATCGAGGGTGGCGGGGCAGTCCCGGTCCTCCTCTTCTCGCTCCGCGACCGGGACAAGTATGTACGGTACGCGTCGGCAGTCTCCCTGAACAAGGCAGGGTATGTCCCGGAAACGGACGATGACCGGGCGTGGTTCTCTGCCGGGATGCAGGACTGGGAACGGCTTACCGCACTCCGAAACGCCGCGGTTCCCGTGCTTACGAGCCTCCTCTCCGACCCGGATGCAGACCTGCGTCGCAAAGCAGCCCGGGCGCTTGGCGCAATCGGGAGCAGCGATGCGGGGCCCGCCCTCCTCCATGCGCTGGGGGATGAGGACCGGCAGGTGAGATGGGAGGCAATGCTCGCCTCGCAGATGTGTGAAGTCCCCTCAATGCTCCTCCCGCGGGGACTCTGCCGGCGCCCGCGGCTCAGGAAAAACCCTCTCGTTGCCGGGATCCTTAATTTCCTGTTACCCGGACTGGGCTACGGGTATCTCGGCAAATGGTGGGGGATCATGATCTTCCAGATCGACATCACCACCACGGTCTGGATCTTCAAGTACTATGGCGAGGCGAATACCTACGGCATCCTCTTCCCGCTCTACATTATCCTGGGCGTGCATGCATGGTACATCACAAAGAAGATGCCGGAGGAGCCGCCGTGATTCATGGATTTCCGTGATCTAAAAAAGGGTGAGAAGTTCTTCAGGGTTCTTCGAAATCCGACCAGTCATCAGACTGGGAGGACGAGAAGAAGCCATCAGGCTTCTTCGAATCGGTGAGGGTCTTCTGACCCGAACCGCGAGAGGAACTCTTCAGAGTTCCTCGTAGATTTTCACCGGCACCGGTAAAATATCCGGCCGCTTGTCGGTCATGAAGTACACGTAGCCCATCACGTGCACGTAGTATTCCAGGTATCCCTTCACGAAGTTCGAGAGGCTCTCGTTCCTCCGCCCGAGGATCAGGATATGGATCCACTGGATGATGAGGCAGATGGCAGTAATAATGCCGTAGATCCATAGGACAATGGCTATTAGGATCCAATATACGATACGGATGAGCAGCTCGAGCCGGCCCGCGTCGTGCTCGAAGGTAAAGAGTT includes these proteins:
- a CDS encoding HEAT repeat domain-containing protein, which codes for MVPQDLFLGRTPDITMLEEECDIPALISHLASREPDIQVAAAEALARMGSPATGPLIAALRTRKRARRLGIIAALGQIGDVQALDALDGLTKDQSSEIRWQACIALGQIEGGGAVPVLLFSLRDRDKYVRYASAVSLNKAGYVPETDDDRAWFSAGMQDWERLTALRNAAVPVLTSLLSDPDADLRRKAARALGAIGSSDAGPALLHALGDEDRQVRWEAMLASQMCEVPSMLLPRGLCRRPRLRKNPLVAGILNFLLPGLGYGYLGKWWGIMIFQIDITTTVWIFKYYGEANTYGILFPLYIILGVHAWYITKKMPEEPP
- a CDS encoding DUF4389 domain-containing protein, coding for MTGQTQLFTFEHDAGRLELLIRIVYWILIAIVLWIYGIITAICLIIQWIHILILGRRNESLSNFVKGYLEYYVHVMGYVYFMTDKRPDILPVPVKIYEEL